In Hydra vulgaris chromosome 06, alternate assembly HydraT2T_AEP, a genomic segment contains:
- the LOC100214948 gene encoding uncharacterized protein LOC100214948 isoform X2, translated as MRKRYTLTDDDIREYQLAFSHHDKNKDGNIDSKELLPLMRSLGENPTEDELMHLLLEMDANKNGTIEFNEFIEQMEIRKKRDDAADLKEAFGAFDMDGDGKVSTKELRDAFMEYGYNSTLEEIDELMEIFDTNNDGFIDYEEFVKIIVEEMNKE; from the exons ATGAGAAAAAGGTACACTCTTACAGATGACGATATTAGAG aatatcaaCTTGCTTTTTCGCATCATGACAAAAACAAGGATGGAAATATTGACTCCAAAGAACTATTGCCATTAATGAGAAGCTTGGGTGAGAATCCAACCGAAGACGAATTAATGCATTTGTTGTTGGAg ATGGACGCAAATAAAAATGGAACCATCGAGTTTAACGAGTTTATAGAACAAATGGAAATCAGAAAAAAACGTGATGACGCAGCTGATTTAAAAGag gCATTCGGTGCTTTTGATATGGATGGTGACGGTAAAGTCAGTACAAAGGAACTTCGCGATGCATTCATGGAATATGGGTACAACAGCACTTTAGAAGAAATTGATGAGTTAATGGAAATATTTGACACAAACAATGACGGATTCATTGATTATGAAG agtttgtCAAAATAATTGTTGAAGAAATGAATAAAGAGTAA